One stretch of Gopherus flavomarginatus isolate rGopFla2 chromosome 2, rGopFla2.mat.asm, whole genome shotgun sequence DNA includes these proteins:
- the ENOSF1 gene encoding mitochondrial enolase superfamily member 1 isoform X2, translating to MVRGRITGLAASDIRFPTSLGHHGSDAMHPDPDYSAAYVEIETDARDGLKGYGLTFTLGKGTEVVVCAVNALSIHVVNKDLEEIVNDFRGFYRQLTSDGQLRWIGPEKGAVHLATAAVLNAIWDLWAKQEGKPLWKLLVDMDPKQLLSCIDFRYITDALTEEEAHEILQNGLLGKKEREEQMLKHGYPAYTTSCAWLGYPDQQLKQLCTEALKDGWTRFKVKVGADLPDDIRRCRLIREMIGPDKTLMLDANQRWEVKEAIEWVTKLAEFKPLWIEEPTSPDDILGHAAISKALAPLGIGVATGEQL from the exons ATGGTGCGGGGCAGGATCACCGGGCTGGCGGCGAGCGACATCCGCTTCCCCACCTCGCTGGGGCACCATGGCTCCGATGCTATG CACCCGGACCCTGACTATTCTGCTGCCTATGTTGAAATAGAAACTGATGCCCGTGATGGACTCAAAGGTTACGGATTAACATTTACTTTGGGTAAAGGCACAGAAGTTG TTGTTTGTGCAGTTAATGCTCTCTCCATTCACGTGGTTAATAAAGACCTTGAAGAAATTGTCAATGATTTTAGAGGATTCTACAGGCAGCTCACCAGTGATGGACAGCTCCGATGG ATTGGTCCAGAGAAAGGTGCTGTGCATTTGGCTACCGCTGCTGTTCTGAACGCCATATGGGATTTGTGGGCTAAGCAGGAGGGAAAG CCTCTCTGGAAGTTACTAGTCGACATG GACCCAAAGCAGTTGTTATCCTGCATAGATTTCAGGTATATTACTGATGCACTAACAGAAGAAGAAGCCCATG AAATACTCCAAAATGGCCTACTTGGGAAGAAGGAAAGAG AAGAGCAAATGTTAAAGCATGGATACCCTGCTTACACCACGTCTTGTGCCTGGCTGGGCTACCCGGACCAGCAGTTAAAACAG CTATGCACGGAGGCATTGAAGGATGGCTGGACAAG GTTCAAAGTAAAGGTTGGTGCTGATCTGCCGGATGACATTCGTAGATGCAGACTTATAAGAGAAATGATTGGCCCTGACAAGACATTG ATGCTGGATGCTAACCAACGATGGGAAGTGAAGGAAGCAATAGAGTGGGTCACTAAATTAGCTGAATTTAAACCATTATGGATTGAGGAGCCAACTTCTCCTGATGATATTCTTGGACATGCAGCCATTTCTAAG GCCTTGGCGCCATTAGGAATTGGTGTGGCAACAGGAGAACAA ctgtga
- the ENOSF1 gene encoding mitochondrial enolase superfamily member 1 isoform X1 gives MVRGRITGLAASDIRFPTSLGHHGSDAMHPDPDYSAAYVEIETDARDGLKGYGLTFTLGKGTEVVVCAVNALSIHVVNKDLEEIVNDFRGFYRQLTSDGQLRWIGPEKGAVHLATAAVLNAIWDLWAKQEGKPLWKLLVDMDPKQLLSCIDFRYITDALTEEEAHEILQNGLLGKKEREEQMLKHGYPAYTTSCAWLGYPDQQLKQLCTEALKDGWTRFKVKVGADLPDDIRRCRLIREMIGPDKTLMLDANQRWEVKEAIEWVTKLAEFKPLWIEEPTSPDDILGHAAISKALAPLGIGVATGEQCHNRVIFKQLLQAKALSYLQIDSCRLGSVNENLSVLLMAKKFQIPVCPHAGGVGLCELVQHLIIFDYISVSGSLENRMCEYVDHLHEHFKYPAIIKKASYVPPQDAGYSTEMKEESARKYLFPQGEVWQKILSKP, from the exons ATGGTGCGGGGCAGGATCACCGGGCTGGCGGCGAGCGACATCCGCTTCCCCACCTCGCTGGGGCACCATGGCTCCGATGCTATG CACCCGGACCCTGACTATTCTGCTGCCTATGTTGAAATAGAAACTGATGCCCGTGATGGACTCAAAGGTTACGGATTAACATTTACTTTGGGTAAAGGCACAGAAGTTG TTGTTTGTGCAGTTAATGCTCTCTCCATTCACGTGGTTAATAAAGACCTTGAAGAAATTGTCAATGATTTTAGAGGATTCTACAGGCAGCTCACCAGTGATGGACAGCTCCGATGG ATTGGTCCAGAGAAAGGTGCTGTGCATTTGGCTACCGCTGCTGTTCTGAACGCCATATGGGATTTGTGGGCTAAGCAGGAGGGAAAG CCTCTCTGGAAGTTACTAGTCGACATG GACCCAAAGCAGTTGTTATCCTGCATAGATTTCAGGTATATTACTGATGCACTAACAGAAGAAGAAGCCCATG AAATACTCCAAAATGGCCTACTTGGGAAGAAGGAAAGAG AAGAGCAAATGTTAAAGCATGGATACCCTGCTTACACCACGTCTTGTGCCTGGCTGGGCTACCCGGACCAGCAGTTAAAACAG CTATGCACGGAGGCATTGAAGGATGGCTGGACAAG GTTCAAAGTAAAGGTTGGTGCTGATCTGCCGGATGACATTCGTAGATGCAGACTTATAAGAGAAATGATTGGCCCTGACAAGACATTG ATGCTGGATGCTAACCAACGATGGGAAGTGAAGGAAGCAATAGAGTGGGTCACTAAATTAGCTGAATTTAAACCATTATGGATTGAGGAGCCAACTTCTCCTGATGATATTCTTGGACATGCAGCCATTTCTAAG GCCTTGGCGCCATTAGGAATTGGTGTGGCAACAGGAGAACAA TGTCACAACAGAGTGATATTTAAGCAGCTCCTACAGGCTAAGGCCCTGAGCTATCTCCAGATTGACAGCTGCAGGCTGGGAAGTGTGAATGAAAACTTGTCTGTGTTGCTGATGGCCAAAAAGTTTCAAA TTCCTGTTTGTCCTCACGCTGGGGGTGTTGGGCTCTGTGAGTTAGTACAGCACTTGATAATATTTGACTATATTTCAGTATCTGGAAGCCTTGAAAACAG GATGTGTGAGTACGTAGATCATTTGCATGAACACTTCAAATATCCTGCCATAATCAAGAAAGCTTCCTATGTACCACCTCAG GATGCTGGATATTCCACTGAAATGAAAGAAGAGTCTGCAAGGAAATACCTGTTTCCACAGGGAGAAGTTTGGCAGAAGATCCTTTCTAAGCCATAA
- the ENOSF1 gene encoding mitochondrial enolase superfamily member 1 isoform X3, producing the protein MDPKQLLSCIDFRYITDALTEEEAHEILQNGLLGKKEREEQMLKHGYPAYTTSCAWLGYPDQQLKQLCTEALKDGWTRFKVKVGADLPDDIRRCRLIREMIGPDKTLMLDANQRWEVKEAIEWVTKLAEFKPLWIEEPTSPDDILGHAAISKALAPLGIGVATGEQCHNRVIFKQLLQAKALSYLQIDSCRLGSVNENLSVLLMAKKFQIPVCPHAGGVGLCELVQHLIIFDYISVSGSLENRMCEYVDHLHEHFKYPAIIKKASYVPPQDAGYSTEMKEESARKYLFPQGEVWQKILSKP; encoded by the exons ATG GACCCAAAGCAGTTGTTATCCTGCATAGATTTCAGGTATATTACTGATGCACTAACAGAAGAAGAAGCCCATG AAATACTCCAAAATGGCCTACTTGGGAAGAAGGAAAGAG AAGAGCAAATGTTAAAGCATGGATACCCTGCTTACACCACGTCTTGTGCCTGGCTGGGCTACCCGGACCAGCAGTTAAAACAG CTATGCACGGAGGCATTGAAGGATGGCTGGACAAG GTTCAAAGTAAAGGTTGGTGCTGATCTGCCGGATGACATTCGTAGATGCAGACTTATAAGAGAAATGATTGGCCCTGACAAGACATTG ATGCTGGATGCTAACCAACGATGGGAAGTGAAGGAAGCAATAGAGTGGGTCACTAAATTAGCTGAATTTAAACCATTATGGATTGAGGAGCCAACTTCTCCTGATGATATTCTTGGACATGCAGCCATTTCTAAG GCCTTGGCGCCATTAGGAATTGGTGTGGCAACAGGAGAACAA TGTCACAACAGAGTGATATTTAAGCAGCTCCTACAGGCTAAGGCCCTGAGCTATCTCCAGATTGACAGCTGCAGGCTGGGAAGTGTGAATGAAAACTTGTCTGTGTTGCTGATGGCCAAAAAGTTTCAAA TTCCTGTTTGTCCTCACGCTGGGGGTGTTGGGCTCTGTGAGTTAGTACAGCACTTGATAATATTTGACTATATTTCAGTATCTGGAAGCCTTGAAAACAG GATGTGTGAGTACGTAGATCATTTGCATGAACACTTCAAATATCCTGCCATAATCAAGAAAGCTTCCTATGTACCACCTCAG GATGCTGGATATTCCACTGAAATGAAAGAAGAGTCTGCAAGGAAATACCTGTTTCCACAGGGAGAAGTTTGGCAGAAGATCCTTTCTAAGCCATAA